The following proteins are co-located in the Pseudomonas antarctica genome:
- a CDS encoding cytochrome c oxidase assembly protein, whose translation MLESVPIKRLVTRLLILVVAMFAFGFALVPIYDVMCKAFGINGKTAGQYEGEQVVDPTRQVRVQFLSTNAIDMVWEFHSKADEVVVNPGAVTEMLFVAYNPTDKAMTAQAVPSISPAEAAMYFHKTECFCFTQQVLQPGQRIEMPVRFIVDRDMPKEVKHLTLAYTLFDITARQPPVAVHNGG comes from the coding sequence ATGCTTGAGTCCGTGCCCATCAAGCGCCTGGTCACCCGCCTGCTGATCCTGGTGGTGGCGATGTTCGCCTTCGGCTTCGCCCTGGTGCCGATCTACGACGTGATGTGCAAGGCGTTCGGCATCAACGGCAAGACCGCCGGGCAGTACGAGGGCGAGCAGGTGGTCGACCCTACGCGCCAGGTGCGCGTGCAGTTCCTGTCGACCAACGCTATCGACATGGTCTGGGAGTTTCACTCCAAGGCTGACGAGGTGGTGGTTAACCCTGGTGCGGTCACCGAAATGCTGTTCGTCGCCTACAACCCCACCGACAAAGCCATGACCGCCCAGGCGGTGCCGAGCATCTCCCCGGCGGAAGCGGCGATGTACTTCCACAAGACCGAATGCTTTTGCTTCACCCAGCAAGTGCTGCAGCCCGGTCAGCGTATCGAAATGCCGGTGCGCTTCATTGTCGATCGCGACATGCCCAAGGAAGTGAAGCATTTGACCCTGGCGTACACGCTGTTTGACATCACTGCGCGCCAGCCGCCCGTGGCTGTACATAACGGCGGCTAG
- a CDS encoding cytochrome c oxidase subunit 3 — MSAHDTYYVPAQSKWPIIATLGMLTTVYGLAVWFNDLKAARPESHGPWIFFVGGLLLAYMLFGWFGAVIKESRAGLYSPQMDRSFRWGMTWFIFSEVMFFVAFFGALFYVRHLSGPWLGGEGHKGIAHMLWPNFQFTWPLLNNPDPKMFPAPEGTISPWGLPLINTILLVSSSVTITIAHHALRKGHRGALKIWLALTVLLGWAFLAFQAEEYMHAYKELGLTLGSGVYGATFFMLTGFHGAHVTIGTIILFVMLMRILRGHFNAEHQFGFEAASWYWHFVDVVWIGLFFFVYVL, encoded by the coding sequence ATGTCGGCTCATGATACGTACTACGTACCAGCGCAAAGCAAATGGCCAATAATTGCGACCTTGGGCATGCTGACCACCGTGTACGGTTTGGCGGTGTGGTTCAACGACTTGAAGGCGGCGCGCCCGGAATCCCACGGGCCGTGGATCTTTTTCGTCGGCGGCCTGTTACTGGCCTACATGCTCTTCGGATGGTTCGGCGCGGTCATCAAGGAAAGCCGCGCGGGGTTGTACAGCCCGCAGATGGACCGCTCGTTCCGCTGGGGCATGACCTGGTTCATCTTTTCCGAGGTGATGTTCTTTGTCGCGTTCTTCGGCGCGCTGTTTTATGTGCGGCACCTGTCCGGCCCCTGGTTGGGCGGTGAAGGGCATAAGGGCATCGCGCACATGCTGTGGCCGAACTTCCAGTTCACCTGGCCGTTGCTCAATAACCCAGACCCCAAAATGTTTCCCGCGCCAGAAGGCACCATCAGCCCGTGGGGCTTGCCGCTGATCAACACGATCTTGCTGGTCAGCTCCAGCGTGACCATCACCATCGCCCACCATGCCTTGCGCAAGGGCCATCGTGGCGCGCTGAAAATCTGGCTGGCGCTGACCGTGCTGCTGGGCTGGGCGTTCCTGGCCTTCCAGGCCGAAGAGTACATGCACGCCTACAAGGAACTGGGCCTGACCCTCGGCTCGGGCGTGTACGGCGCGACCTTCTTCATGCTCACCGGCTTTCACGGCGCGCACGTGACCATCGGCACCATCATTTTGTTTGTGATGCTGATGCGCATCCTGCGCGGGCATTTCAATGCCGAGCACCAGTTCGGCTTTGAGGCGGCGAGCTGGTATTGGCACTTTGTGGACGTGGTGTGGATCGGGCTGTTTTTCTTCGTTTATGTGCTCTGA
- a CDS encoding twin transmembrane helix small protein: MLKAAIALMLIATVVSLFSGLFFLVKDEGNSNRLVTALTVRVVLAAITVGLIAWGFFSGQLVSHAPW; this comes from the coding sequence ATGCTCAAAGCAGCCATTGCCCTGATGCTGATCGCGACTGTCGTAAGCCTGTTCAGTGGCTTGTTCTTTCTGGTCAAGGACGAGGGCAACTCCAACCGCCTCGTCACTGCCTTGACCGTGCGTGTCGTACTGGCCGCGATCACCGTGGGGTTAATCGCCTGGGGCTTTTTCAGCGGCCAGCTGGTTTCTCATGCACCGTGGTAA
- a CDS encoding SURF1 family protein, which produces MKTSIASAIKDFRPGLAPTLVVLVLLPLMVGLGFWQLARGHEKQQLVDSYAERRVAEPMNSVQLNDMADPAFRRVRLRGQFDAEHSVLLDNRMRDGRAGVELLQPFHDQASGAWLLLNRGWLPWPDRRTPPVFTTPEQPLNLDAWVYVAPGETFQLHADPATTQWPRLLTALHPAALWAELGRSGFAYELRAEPGPGTYDTTWPIVAMGPEKHLGYAVQWFAMSLALLALYLYLGWHNKKEKSHGSGHESTQHV; this is translated from the coding sequence ATGAAAACCAGTATAGCCAGCGCCATAAAAGACTTTCGCCCAGGGCTCGCGCCGACGCTGGTAGTGCTGGTGCTGCTGCCGTTGATGGTGGGCCTGGGGTTCTGGCAATTGGCGCGCGGCCATGAAAAACAGCAGCTGGTAGACAGCTACGCTGAGCGACGCGTGGCCGAGCCGATGAACAGCGTGCAACTGAATGACATGGCCGACCCGGCCTTTCGCCGCGTGCGCCTGCGCGGCCAATTCGACGCCGAGCACAGCGTGTTGCTCGACAACCGCATGCGCGACGGCAGGGCCGGTGTAGAGCTGTTGCAACCCTTTCACGACCAAGCCAGCGGTGCGTGGCTGTTGCTCAATCGCGGCTGGCTGCCGTGGCCGGATCGGCGCACACCCCCCGTCTTTACGACCCCCGAGCAACCTTTGAATCTCGACGCCTGGGTGTACGTCGCCCCCGGCGAAACCTTCCAACTGCACGCCGACCCTGCCACCACGCAATGGCCGCGTTTGCTCACCGCGCTGCATCCCGCCGCGCTGTGGGCTGAATTGGGTCGCAGCGGTTTTGCCTACGAACTGCGCGCCGAACCTGGCCCCGGTACGTACGACACCACCTGGCCCATCGTCGCCATGGGCCCGGAAAAGCACTTGGGCTACGCCGTGCAGTGGTTCGCCATGTCGTTGGCGCTGCTGGCGCTTTACCTCTACCTCGGATGGCACAACAAAAAGGAGAAGTCCCATGGGAGCGGCCATGAATCCACCCAGCACGTCTGA
- a CDS encoding COX15/CtaA family protein: MAKPGFRLALFATLLALIVVLLGAYTRLTHAGLGCPDWPGCYGFISVPQSEAQLAHAELHFPDTPVEADKGWAEMTHRYFAGTLGVLIVLLAARSWSHRRDPGQPVKLPLFLLTVVFAQAAFGMWTVTLKLWPQVVTGHLLGGFATLSLLFLLTLRLSGVLPALIVPKRLQYWATAGLVLVIGQIALGGWVSSNYAAVACIDLPTCHGEWWPAADFANGFHLTQHIGPNYLGGQLDSEARTAIHLTHRVGAMLVTLVLFGLAWQLRAVGMTRLAGLLLIALAAQIGLGLSNVYFHLPLPVAVGHNAGGAALLLTLVLVNYHARTSLVRVRNQLPFGWRFIPRKHVSGLITLKGEMPWRP, from the coding sequence ATGGCCAAACCTGGATTTCGCCTCGCGTTGTTTGCCACCTTGTTAGCGTTGATCGTCGTGCTGCTCGGCGCCTACACCCGGCTGACCCATGCCGGCCTCGGCTGCCCGGACTGGCCGGGCTGCTACGGCTTCATCAGCGTGCCGCAAAGCGAAGCCCAACTGGCCCATGCCGAGCTGCATTTTCCCGACACGCCGGTGGAGGCCGACAAGGGGTGGGCCGAGATGACGCATCGCTACTTTGCCGGCACTTTGGGTGTGTTGATCGTGCTGCTGGCGGCGCGCTCGTGGAGCCATCGGCGTGACCCCGGCCAGCCGGTGAAACTGCCGCTGTTCCTGTTGACAGTGGTGTTCGCCCAGGCGGCGTTTGGCATGTGGACGGTGACGCTGAAGCTGTGGCCGCAAGTGGTGACCGGCCATCTGCTCGGTGGTTTTGCCACCTTGAGCCTGCTGTTTTTGCTGACGTTGCGCCTGTCCGGCGTGCTGCCGGCGTTGATCGTGCCCAAGCGCCTGCAATATTGGGCGACCGCCGGTTTGGTGTTGGTGATCGGCCAAATTGCGCTGGGCGGTTGGGTCAGTTCCAACTACGCGGCGGTGGCCTGTATCGACCTGCCCACCTGTCATGGCGAGTGGTGGCCGGCGGCGGACTTTGCCAACGGTTTTCACCTGACCCAGCACATCGGGCCCAATTACCTCGGTGGCCAGCTTGATAGCGAAGCGCGCACGGCCATTCACCTGACCCATCGCGTTGGCGCGATGCTGGTTACGTTGGTGTTGTTCGGCCTGGCCTGGCAGTTACGCGCCGTGGGCATGACCCGGCTCGCGGGCCTGTTGCTGATCGCCCTGGCGGCGCAAATCGGCTTGGGCCTGAGCAACGTGTACTTTCATCTGCCGCTGCCGGTTGCGGTCGGCCATAACGCCGGTGGCGCGGCGTTGTTGCTGACGCTGGTGCTGGTCAATTACCACGCGCGCACCAGCCTGGTCCGGGTGCGCAATCAGCTGCCGTTCGGCTGGCGCTTCATCCCCCGTAAACACGTATCGGGCCTCATCACCCTTAAAGGAGAGATGCCATGGCGACCTTGA
- the cyoE gene encoding heme o synthase: MATLIGARRDQAIWRDYLELTKPKVVVLMLITSLVGMFLATRAGVPWTVLIFGNLGIVLCAGGAAAVNHVVDRRIDAVMARTHKRPMADGRVSPVAALAFALFLAVAGLALLLAFTNPLAAWLTLASLLGYAVIYTGFLKRATPQNIVIGGLAGAAPPLLGWVAVTGHVSAEPLLLVLIIFAWTPPHFWALAIHRKEEYAKADIPMLPVTHGEHYTKVHILLYTFALLAVSLMPYVIHMSGLLYLACALVLGGRFLQWAWVLYRGSKPHAAINTFKYSIGYLLLLFIALLVDHYLLLNL; this comes from the coding sequence ATGGCGACCTTGATCGGCGCGCGTCGCGATCAGGCTATCTGGCGTGACTACCTGGAGCTGACCAAGCCGAAAGTCGTGGTGCTGATGCTCATCACCTCGCTGGTGGGCATGTTCCTCGCGACCCGCGCCGGGGTGCCGTGGACGGTGCTGATTTTCGGCAACCTGGGTATTGTGCTGTGCGCCGGTGGCGCGGCGGCGGTCAACCATGTGGTGGATCGACGGATTGATGCGGTGATGGCACGCACGCATAAACGGCCCATGGCAGACGGGCGGGTATCGCCGGTGGCGGCATTGGCCTTTGCATTGTTTCTAGCCGTTGCGGGGTTGGCCTTGTTACTGGCGTTCACCAATCCGCTGGCGGCCTGGCTGACGCTGGCGTCGCTGCTCGGCTATGCGGTGATCTACACCGGCTTTCTCAAGCGTGCGACCCCGCAAAACATTGTCATCGGAGGCCTCGCGGGCGCCGCGCCGCCGCTGTTGGGTTGGGTCGCCGTCACCGGGCATGTCAGCGCCGAGCCGCTGCTGCTGGTGCTGATCATCTTCGCGTGGACCCCTCCGCATTTTTGGGCCCTGGCCATTCACCGCAAGGAGGAATACGCCAAGGCCGACATTCCGATGCTGCCGGTCACCCACGGCGAGCATTACACCAAAGTGCATATCCTGCTTTACACCTTCGCCCTGCTGGCGGTGAGCCTGATGCCTTATGTGATCCACATGAGCGGCCTGCTGTACCTGGCGTGTGCGCTGGTATTGGGCGGGCGCTTTCTGCAATGGGCCTGGGTGCTGTACCGTGGCAGCAAGCCGCACGCGGCGATCAACACGTTCAAGTACTCTATTGGGTACTTGCTGTTGCTGTTTATCGCCCTGCTCGTAGACCACTACTTACTGTTGAACCTATGA
- a CDS encoding SCO family protein gives MTRTQKTVFILVAIVALIMGLTVNKVLNSKGQGDPTALIDAGIILLPQSRQLPPVTMTNQDGQPVVVNELKGKWSLLFFGYTFCPDICPTTLAQLRQIKSELPKEVVDKLQVILVSVDPNRDTPTQLKQYLGYFDPQFEGLTGANVEDVQKVSNAVSIPFIPADTSKPNYTVDHSGNLALIGPDGTQRGFIRAPLNNQKLVAQLPGLLQRK, from the coding sequence ATGACTCGAACTCAAAAAACCGTCTTTATCCTGGTGGCCATCGTCGCGTTGATCATGGGCCTGACCGTCAACAAAGTGCTGAACAGCAAAGGTCAGGGCGACCCTACCGCGCTGATCGACGCCGGTATCATCCTGCTGCCGCAAAGCCGCCAGTTGCCGCCGGTGACCATGACCAACCAGGACGGCCAGCCGGTAGTGGTCAACGAGTTGAAAGGCAAGTGGAGCCTGCTGTTCTTCGGCTACACCTTCTGCCCGGACATCTGCCCGACCACGCTTGCCCAGCTGCGCCAGATCAAGAGCGAGCTGCCTAAAGAGGTGGTGGATAAGTTGCAGGTGATCCTGGTCAGCGTTGACCCGAACCGCGACACACCGACCCAGCTCAAGCAATACCTGGGCTACTTCGACCCGCAATTCGAAGGCCTGACCGGCGCGAATGTGGAGGATGTGCAGAAGGTCTCGAATGCGGTGAGCATTCCGTTTATTCCGGCGGACACCAGCAAGCCGAACTACACCGTCGACCACAGCGGCAACCTGGCGCTGATCGGCCCGGATGGTACGCAGCGTGGGTTTATCCGTGCGCCGTTGAACAACCAGAAGCTGGTGGCACAATTGCCGGGTCTGCTGCAGCGCAAATAA
- a CDS encoding Bro-N domain-containing protein, which produces MQALTPDPPVTPEVFTRHHHQLHAVLIDSQPWFSAADIGHLMGLHLNPALLRKLDPDQQHAVPLITHGQCAPTLMVSESGVYALLIYHYYPENRCLRQWLTHAVIPALRGKQQTGVLA; this is translated from the coding sequence ATGCAAGCACTTACCCCCGACCCACCCGTCACCCCCGAAGTCTTCACCCGCCACCATCACCAACTGCACGCCGTGTTGATCGACAGCCAACCCTGGTTCAGCGCCGCTGACATCGGCCACTTGATGGGCCTGCACCTCAATCCAGCGTTACTGCGCAAACTCGACCCCGATCAACAGCACGCCGTGCCCCTGATCACCCACGGCCAGTGCGCGCCGACCTTGATGGTCAGCGAGTCCGGCGTGTACGCGCTGCTCATCTACCACTACTACCCGGAGAACCGCTGCCTGCGCCAGTGGCTGACCCATGCGGTGATACCGGCCTTGCGCGGTAAACAGCAGACAGGTGTGTTGGCCTGA
- a CDS encoding MetQ/NlpA family ABC transporter substrate-binding protein, which yields MKKLLVAFAAVAAFSAHAAETLKVAASPVPHAEILEFVKPALAKEGVDLQVKVFTDYVQPNVQVAEKRLDANFFQHQPYLDEFNKAKGTHLVSVGAVHLEPLGAYSSKYKKLEDLPDGANVVIPNDATNGGRALLLLAKHNLITLKDPTNILSTIKDITGNPKSLKFRELEAATLPRVLTQVDLALINTNYALEAKLDPSKDALVIEGNDSPYVNILVTREDNKDSDAVKKLVAALHTPEVKKFIQEKYKGAILPAF from the coding sequence ATGAAAAAACTACTGGTTGCTTTCGCCGCCGTTGCCGCGTTTTCCGCTCACGCCGCCGAGACCCTCAAGGTTGCCGCGTCGCCGGTGCCCCACGCGGAAATCCTGGAATTCGTGAAGCCTGCACTCGCCAAAGAGGGCGTGGATTTGCAGGTTAAAGTTTTCACCGACTACGTGCAGCCGAACGTACAGGTAGCCGAAAAGCGCCTGGACGCCAACTTCTTCCAGCACCAGCCGTACCTGGACGAGTTCAATAAAGCCAAGGGCACTCACCTGGTGAGCGTCGGCGCTGTGCACCTGGAGCCTCTGGGCGCCTACTCCAGCAAATACAAAAAACTCGAAGATCTTCCTGACGGCGCCAACGTGGTGATTCCGAACGACGCCACCAACGGCGGCCGCGCCCTGCTGCTGCTGGCCAAGCACAACCTGATCACCCTGAAGGACCCGACCAACATCCTGTCGACCATCAAGGACATCACCGGTAACCCTAAAAGCCTGAAATTCCGCGAACTGGAAGCTGCCACCCTGCCGCGCGTGCTGACCCAGGTCGATCTGGCACTGATCAACACCAACTACGCCCTGGAAGCCAAGCTGGACCCTTCCAAGGATGCACTGGTGATCGAAGGCAACGACTCGCCTTACGTGAACATCCTGGTGACCCGCGAAGACAACAAGGATTCGGACGCGGTGAAGAAGCTGGTTGCAGCCCTGCACACCCCAGAAGTGAAGAAATTCATCCAAGAGAAGTACAAAGGCGCGATTCTGCCGGCGTTCTGA
- a CDS encoding methionine ABC transporter permease has translation MEVLLSFFANIDWSEIWLATGDTMTMLFGSLFFTVLLGLPLGVLLFLCSPRQLFEQKGLYALLSLIVNILRSLPFIILLIVMIPFTVLITGTSLGVAGAIPPLVVGATPFFARLVETALREVDRGIIEATQSMGASTRQIITNALLPEARPGIFAAITVTAITLVSYTAMAGVVGAGGLGDLAIRFGYQRFQTDVMVVTVVMLLILVQILQTVGDKLVVHFSRK, from the coding sequence ATGGAAGTCCTGTTGAGTTTCTTCGCCAATATCGACTGGTCCGAAATCTGGCTCGCCACCGGCGACACCATGACCATGCTGTTCGGCTCGCTGTTCTTTACCGTATTGCTCGGCCTGCCGCTGGGCGTGCTGCTGTTCCTGTGCAGCCCGCGCCAACTGTTCGAACAAAAAGGCCTCTACGCACTGCTGTCGCTGATCGTGAACATCCTGCGCTCGCTGCCGTTTATCATTTTGCTGATCGTGATGATCCCGTTTACGGTACTGATCACCGGCACCTCGCTGGGGGTCGCCGGGGCGATTCCACCGCTGGTCGTGGGCGCAACGCCGTTCTTTGCGCGCCTGGTGGAAACCGCCTTGCGTGAAGTGGACCGTGGCATCATCGAAGCCACGCAGTCCATGGGCGCGAGCACGCGCCAGATCATCACCAACGCCCTGTTGCCCGAAGCACGCCCCGGCATTTTCGCGGCGATTACGGTCACGGCGATTACACTGGTTTCCTACACGGCAATGGCCGGTGTCGTAGGCGCCGGTGGCCTGGGTGACCTGGCGATCCGTTTCGGTTACCAGCGCTTCCAGACCGATGTGATGGTGGTCACCGTGGTGATGCTGTTGATCCTGGTGCAAATTCTGCAAACCGTCGGCGACAAGCTGGTGGTGCACTTTTCTCGAAAATAA